A genomic stretch from Hemicordylus capensis ecotype Gifberg chromosome 5, rHemCap1.1.pri, whole genome shotgun sequence includes:
- the MEIG1 gene encoding meiosis expressed gene 1 protein homolog isoform X3 yields MVEKNGVPMENPFVFMDNNDVPCTSGEVLMADVPGMSFSREDISFEDTKVTGDISGAAASIDIKPKSIQRAKTWSDEVENLYRFQRAGYRDEIEYKQVKQVDMDSREEMDLWYPQKMAALWKGGQKLDL; encoded by the exons ATGGTAGAAAAGAATG GAGTTCCTATGGAAAATCCATTTGTGTTCATGGATAATAATGATGTACCATGTACATCTGGAGAGGTACTTATGGCAGATGTGCCTGGTATGTCATTCAGTAGAGAAGACATTAGCTTTGAAGATAC CAAAGTAACTGGTGACATCTCCGGAGCTGCAGCCAGCATTGACATAAAACCGAAATCCATACAACGTGCCAAAACATGGTCAGATGAAGTTGAGAATCTGTACAGATTTCAGCGAGCTGGATATAGGGATGAGATTGAATATAAGCAAGTGAAGCAGGTTGATATG GATTCACGGGAGGAGATGGATTTGTGGTATCCACAAAAAATGGCTGCCTT